The proteins below are encoded in one region of bacterium:
- a CDS encoding pilus assembly protein PilB, whose amino-acid sequence EMLEMKQNVRRLVFDNANEEDLRLAAAANGMVPLRDAAFRKIFAGVTTSHELLRVTVQEY is encoded by the coding sequence GAGATGCTGGAGATGAAGCAGAACGTTCGCCGGCTGGTGTTCGACAACGCCAATGAGGAAGACCTGCGTCTGGCGGCGGCGGCCAACGGAATGGTTCCGCTGCGGGACGCCGCGTTCCGCAAAATTTTCGCCGGAGTCACCACGTCGCACGAGCTGCTGCGCGTGACGGTTCAGGAATATTGA